Genomic segment of Vibrio natriegens NBRC 15636 = ATCC 14048 = DSM 759:
CTCACAGAGTTTCCAACTTAATAAACTTGTTATTTTGGTCAGTTGTTAGCCTAAACTGCCCTCTAATGCCCAATTGAGTAAGAAATGGTCTGAATTTAGCCGCTGATAACTGAAGTCTTAAACCGTTGTGAGTCACAACTTGGATCGTGTTTGAAACACCAGAATAATGTGAACGAAATGTCTGATATGGAATGTTGAGTGAGAAATAGTAGTACTTCATTAGGTAAAACGTTAATAAAAAAAGGGTGGTCACTCAGACCACCCTATTCGTTTGATGACTATTCGTCTAGTGCCTTGGTGACTTTTTCAAACAAGTCTTTGGCAAGATTATCCATCGCTTTCAGTTTTTCAAGTTCTGCACGAATCAGCGCTTGGCGACTT
This window contains:
- a CDS encoding DUF2835 domain-containing protein, whose translation is MKYYYFSLNIPYQTFRSHYSGVSNTIQVVTHNGLRLQLSAAKFRPFLTQLGIRGQFRLTTDQNNKFIKLETL